In Desulfomicrobium macestii, the following proteins share a genomic window:
- a CDS encoding response regulator, whose product MASVHAGPSVLVVDDEQDFVETLVKRMERRGFKVAGVGSGQEALLLLGKEHYDVVILDVMMPGIDGIETLREIKLAWPKIQVILLSGHGGEEMGLRGMAYGAYSYLLKPVALKTIVETTYTAFEEAGVR is encoded by the coding sequence ATGGCATCTGTGCATGCAGGCCCGTCGGTTCTTGTGGTCGATGACGAGCAGGATTTTGTTGAAACCCTGGTCAAGCGCATGGAACGCAGGGGGTTCAAGGTCGCGGGAGTTGGCAGCGGGCAGGAGGCGTTGCTGTTGCTTGGCAAAGAGCATTACGATGTGGTCATCCTCGATGTGATGATGCCGGGAATCGACGGGATCGAGACCTTGCGGGAGATCAAGCTCGCATGGCCCAAGATCCAGGTCATTCTGCTCTCTGGGCATGGCGGCGAGGAAATGGGGCTGCGCGGAATGGCATACGGGGCCTATTCGTACCTGCTCAAGCCCGTGGCCTTGAAGACAATAGTGGAAACAACATACACGGCGTTCGAAGAGGCTGGGGTTCGCTAG
- a CDS encoding sensor histidine kinase, with protein MRQYTRQTIKRNFFAAMLLAPFIPVLLALGTGGYLFWNHVQQGALGRLTLLSVGSARVVDLFLDDFLGDLTMAQVHLSEHSDSIGLRDVFDRLSVKHTRLVDVALIDPEGLVKAYAGPSVYTGTHIVPGQWLSEALQRGSSVSGVISGQMGLPHCIVALRLNSGNEPLILRASLDLEIFAQMLMDVRDEGTELFLVNREGEVIAGSGGQILTRERGLVEHVFMERVGTAFHDSRSDTAYSSVVLRHGGWILAARKQMGAIFSAADSTVLFMGMSLLSAGIVVFLSSLYLTGYVEKMLRQRDEEREVLREQLYRAGRLAELGEMAAGFAHEINNPLQIMKSDQAYMEMLLQDFRDRAASDVAFLNDVNEMAASINQLKLQIDRCARITHSILSFGRAGNSEAQNIDLGKFIPEVLTMIQKKIQLSNIALHVDMPASRLLVHVDPARLQQVLLNLLNNAMYAVSEVSNIRPGEIVLSCSAEGADQVRVEIRDNGSGIGVDQQKLIFTPFYTTKPAGSGTGLGLSLCHGIVESMKGVLDFTSVKGQGSAFFLLLPRVSSSAD; from the coding sequence ATGCGTCAGTACACAAGACAGACCATAAAGCGGAATTTTTTCGCGGCCATGCTGCTGGCTCCTTTCATTCCCGTGCTGCTGGCACTTGGGACGGGCGGGTATCTTTTCTGGAATCATGTCCAGCAGGGAGCGCTCGGCAGATTGACACTCCTCTCAGTAGGCAGCGCTCGAGTCGTCGACCTTTTTCTGGATGATTTCCTGGGTGACTTGACGATGGCCCAGGTCCATCTGTCCGAACATTCCGATTCCATCGGGTTGCGTGATGTTTTTGACAGGCTTTCCGTCAAGCACACGCGGCTTGTCGATGTCGCCCTGATCGACCCGGAGGGGCTGGTGAAGGCTTATGCGGGGCCCAGCGTTTACACAGGCACGCACATCGTCCCCGGACAGTGGCTGAGTGAGGCGCTGCAAAGGGGCAGCAGCGTAAGTGGCGTCATCTCCGGGCAGATGGGCCTGCCTCACTGCATTGTGGCGTTGCGGTTAAACTCCGGAAATGAGCCGCTCATCCTGCGCGCGTCCCTTGATTTGGAAATTTTTGCCCAGATGCTCATGGATGTCCGCGACGAGGGGACCGAACTGTTTCTCGTCAACCGGGAAGGGGAAGTCATTGCCGGAAGCGGCGGACAGATTCTGACCAGAGAGCGCGGACTGGTTGAACATGTCTTCATGGAAAGAGTCGGGACGGCATTCCACGACTCGCGTTCCGATACGGCATATTCAAGCGTTGTCCTGCGCCATGGCGGTTGGATTCTGGCTGCGCGTAAACAGATGGGCGCGATTTTCAGCGCCGCTGACTCTACGGTCCTTTTTATGGGGATGTCTCTGCTTTCCGCAGGCATTGTTGTCTTCCTGTCCTCGCTTTACCTGACCGGCTACGTCGAAAAAATGTTGCGGCAGCGTGACGAGGAGCGTGAGGTGCTGCGAGAACAGCTCTATCGTGCCGGACGGCTGGCTGAACTCGGCGAGATGGCTGCGGGATTTGCACATGAGATCAACAACCCCTTGCAGATCATGAAAAGCGATCAGGCCTACATGGAGATGCTGTTGCAGGATTTTCGGGACAGGGCCGCGTCGGACGTCGCTTTTTTGAATGACGTGAACGAGATGGCTGCGAGCATCAATCAGCTCAAGCTTCAGATCGACCGTTGCGCGCGGATCACCCATTCGATTTTGAGTTTCGGCCGGGCGGGAAACTCCGAGGCGCAGAACATCGATCTTGGCAAGTTCATTCCTGAAGTTCTGACCATGATCCAAAAAAAGATTCAGCTGAGCAATATCGCCCTGCATGTCGACATGCCTGCTTCTCGGCTGCTTGTGCATGTCGATCCTGCCCGTTTGCAGCAGGTTCTTCTGAATCTGCTCAACAACGCCATGTACGCCGTCAGTGAGGTTTCCAATATCAGGCCCGGAGAAATCGTGCTCTCATGTTCGGCCGAGGGTGCCGACCAGGTGCGTGTCGAGATCAGGGATAACGGGAGCGGGATCGGCGTGGATCAGCAGAAGCTTATTTTTACGCCCTTCTACACCACCAAGCCCGCCGGAAGCGGTACCGGCCTTGGGTTGTCCTTGTGCCATGGCATTGTGGAGAGCATGAAGGGTGTTCTGGATTTTACCAGCGTGAAGGGGCAGGGGTCGGCTTTTTTTCTCCTCCTGCCCAGGGTTTCATCTTCCGCGGATTGA
- a CDS encoding response regulator has translation MDDALRVLLVDDEESYLETAAKIFRRKGVDVELCSIGRDVVGILREKKCQVVVLDLKMPGMTGQEVLREIKGSLPAVQVIILTGHATSDDAAVCLTSGAFDFLIKPIEMSHLLDRIKTAYDMWKLSSDN, from the coding sequence ATGGATGATGCATTGCGGGTCCTGCTTGTCGATGACGAGGAAAGCTATCTGGAAACCGCGGCCAAGATATTCAGGCGCAAGGGCGTTGACGTGGAGCTTTGCTCCATTGGCAGGGACGTGGTGGGAATTCTCAGGGAAAAGAAATGTCAGGTGGTCGTGCTTGACCTGAAGATGCCCGGAATGACGGGACAGGAAGTGCTCCGGGAAATCAAGGGCAGCCTCCCGGCCGTGCAGGTGATCATTCTCACCGGTCACGCCACTTCGGATGATGCAGCCGTCTGCCTGACCAGCGGCGCTTTTGATTTTTTGATCAAACCGATTGAAATGAGCCACCTTCTTGACAGGATCAAGACGGCTTACGATATGTGGAAACTTTCTTCGGACAATTGA